TCACGGTGGCCACATAGTTGATCCACACGCCGCCGGGGGCCAAAACGGTGGCTACGGCGTCGAGGCATTCCCAAGGAGCGAGCATGTCCAGCACCACGCGGTCCACGGATCCGGGCTCTTCGCTGCGGACAACTTCCTCCTGGAAGTCGCCCAGCGAAATCTTCCAGGCCGGGTGCGGACCGCCGAAAATCGTTTCCACATTGCCGCGGGCGATGTCGGCGAATTCTTCCCGACGCTCGAAAGAGTGCAGGTAACCGTTGTCGCCCACTGCACGAAGCAGGGAGATCGAAAGGGCCCCGGAACCAACGCCGGCTTCCACAACACGTGCACCCGGGAAGATATCGGCCATGGTGACGATCTGGCCGGCGTCCTTGGGGTAGACCACCGCGGCACCGCGGGGCATGGACAACACGAAGTCCGAGAGTAACGGACGGAGCGTCTGGTACTGCTGGCCGATGTTGTTGGCGACCACGGAACCGTCAACCTGGCCAATGATTTCGTCGTGGTTCAGGAAGCCGCGGTGCGTATGGAAGGCGCCGCCTTCCTCCAAGGTGATGGTGTTCATCCGGCCGCGTTCGTCCGTGAGTTGAACCCGCTCGCCCACACGGAACGGCCCTCGGCGCCGTGCAGCACCAGTCGGCTGGATGGCGGTGTCGGCGGCGCCGGTGGCCGTGTAGTTGGCGGCGGTTTCGCTGCTCATGGGTGTTTCCTCGCTCCTGTACGGCTGGGCCGTCATTTGTTGCCACAGTTACTGCTCAGTGATGCGCACTGCCGGCCGGGTTAATTCACGGCCGGCAGGTAACTCTACCGGGAAGGTCCTACGGGCGTCCGCTCCGTCGGGCTACTTTACCTGTAATGGCTGTCACTACGGCCTGCTGCCGCAGCAGGCCCATGACTGTGCCGGCTTCATCCACGACCGCGTATTCGGCACCGCTGAGCTGCGCCAAATACTGGATCAGTTCCTGGCCGCTGGACGTCCAGGGCACGTAGGCCCCGTCGGCGAGCGGGGTGGAAACCGCGGTCACGAAGGTTGTGGATACCTCGGAGGCCGGCACGGCTGCAGTCGCAGCCGGATCGACGAGGCCCTGTGGCCGGCCATCCGGTCCGCAGATCACGACGGCGGGCGTACCGTAGGGTGCCACGCGCAGCACGTCGGCGACCGTGGCCGAGTTCGGAATTCCTACGGCGGGTTCGGCCAAGGCGGCGGCACTCACCGAGGGGAGGCGTCCGCGGAGCGTCGCCTGCTTTATCGCGCCCGAAGCGCCCATCCAGAGGAAGCTGCAGACAAGGAAGGTGATGAGCATCAGGCTGAGATCGGGCGCATTGCCACTCAGCACGGGCAGCACGACGAACCAAACAACGAGGACGATCACGATGACCCGTCCGGCCCAGCCAGCCGCCACCGTCCCCTTTTCCTGGCTGCCCGTCACTTTCCACACCGCGGACTCCACCAAACGACCCCCGTCAAGCGGCAGGCCAGGCAGGACATTGAAGACGCCGATCAGCAGATTGGCCCACATGAGGATGTTCGTCAGGGTGTCCCCTACCCCGGTGAAGACACCGGCCTG
This genomic interval from Arthrobacter sp. FW306-2-2C-D06B contains the following:
- a CDS encoding site-2 protease family protein; its protein translation is MSTPRNGGHSMRSARKDGIPLGRIAGIPVYLAYSWFIIAAFTVIVYGPALLIRNHSLGIGAYFVAFAYAVLLALSVLVHELAHALSAKAFKWPTEKIVLNLWGGHTQFESFIASPGRSVVVALAGPAANFVLAGGAWLLLQAGVFTGVGDTLTNILMWANLLIGVFNVLPGLPLDGGRLVESAVWKVTGSQEKGTVAAGWAGRVIVIVLVVWFVVLPVLSGNAPDLSLMLITFLVCSFLWMGASGAIKQATLRGRLPSVSAAALAEPAVGIPNSATVADVLRVAPYGTPAVVICGPDGRPQGLVDPAATAAVPASEVSTTFVTAVSTPLADGAYVPWTSSGQELIQYLAQLSGAEYAVVDEAGTVMGLLRQQAVVTAITGKVARRSGRP
- a CDS encoding tRNA (adenine-N1)-methyltransferase, with product MSSETAANYTATGAADTAIQPTGAARRRGPFRVGERVQLTDERGRMNTITLEEGGAFHTHRGFLNHDEIIGQVDGSVVANNIGQQYQTLRPLLSDFVLSMPRGAAVVYPKDAGQIVTMADIFPGARVVEAGVGSGALSISLLRAVGDNGYLHSFERREEFADIARGNVETIFGGPHPAWKISLGDFQEEVVRSEEPGSVDRVVLDMLAPWECLDAVATVLAPGGVWINYVATVTQLSRTAEAIRADGRFTEPDAWESMVRGWHLEGLAVRPDHRMVAHTGFLLVTRRLADGVTGISVKRRPSKTEFSEEDLNAWTPGAVGERAVSDKKLRRAARDAIAGTNVKDDPTPAP